The following proteins are co-located in the Pochonia chlamydosporia 170 chromosome 6, whole genome shotgun sequence genome:
- a CDS encoding glucokinase regulator family protein (similar to Aspergillus oryzae RIB40 XP_001822584.1), with product MTPSTDPHNESLGTLQTEAISPIADTMDTMATYELCASFNQEEALVATSIASNLPAIAALVDDIVPRLRRGGRLIYVGAGNSGRVAYMDCTELLPTFSADQKQFLTVVAGGSRAVVEAVEGAEDLHDDGEAKMQELQLTSRDTVIGIAASGRTPFVLGALEAAMRNDALTAGITNCRPSAMEKLGIKHLITVLVGPEFVTGSTRLKAGSCAKQVLNMISTCTMIKLGKTYRGLMVDVRAVNEKLRARGRRIVRQVCKDRPLMRNIKPYIDATSITRCDALDDLDRAIDSLIQTCAGSIKLACAVGLSGLDSETARAKMAMVDGNLHAFVRVVDTHPSAASADVGNREDYFLCVDGGGTKCAAAIASRGAVVAQGVAGGCNLNSVTLEEAVNQIRSAIDQAVALLNGHHQGSWPKFRKVWVGIAGLHHSRQGESMTSHLEYLLGLSSNSGRLSLTCDTSLLSSCMVSNNSVNGCVALIAGTGAVATAFKTGSAGGITQVGRAGGWGHLFGDAGSAFYIGQRAIQTVLAALEECQGDPSSSQTLSQFQQAVLEQLNCDKADLLSTVLGTHATKQSPKLLIGGVARIVTNLGFRSVNPDQDAINILHDAADCLVVLLKRLIKAGVSDPSGSMLVLSGALMKVGPFRELVLEKCKDQNIVFKSTLLVEDPSKYAGNFLARSSSDNEPVLDDTIEDTPASTFYSTSTLLKQEVVV from the coding sequence ATGACGCCATCGACGGACCCTCATAATGAATCCCTTGGGACGCTTCAGACGGAAGCAATCAGCCCCATCGCTGATACCATGGATACCATGGCCACTTATGAGTTGTGTGCCTCATTCAATCAGGAAGAGGCTCTTGTAGCAACTTCAATAGCTTCTAATCTACCAGCTATTGCCGCCCTGGTTGATGACATAGTCCCACGGCTCCGCCGCGGCGGGCGCCTCATTTATGTTGGTGCCGGAAATAGTGGACGAGTAGCGTATATGGACTGCACAGAACTTCTGCCAACATTTTCCGCCGACCAGAAGCAGTTTCTCACAGTCGTGGCTGGTGGAAGCCGGGCTGTAGTGGAGGCGGTTGAAGGGGCCGAGGACTTACACGATGACGGCGAGGCTAAGATGCAGGAACTGCAATTGACTTCACGAGACACCGTCATTGGGATAGCAGCTTCTGGGAGGACACCATTCGTCCTTGGAGCCCTCGAAGCTGCCATGAGAAACGATGCCCTGACGGCGGGAATCACCAATTGCCGACCTTCCGCTATGGAGAAACTCGGCATCAAGCATCTCATTACCGTGCTAGTCGGCCCTGAATTCGTCACAGGCAGCACACGACTCAAAGCTGGTAGCTGTGCTAAGCAAGTACTCAACATGATAAGCACGTGCACAATGATCAAGCTGGGCAAGACATACCGTGGGCTCATGGTCGATGTACGCGCTGTCAATGAGAAGCTCAGAGCAAGGGGCAGGCGAATCGTGAGGCAGGTCTGCAAAGACAGGCCGTTGATGCGAAACATCAAGCCATACATTGATGCTACATCTATCACCAGATGCGATGCTCTGGATGATTTGGACAGAGCCATAGACTCTCTCATTCAAACGTGCGCTGGCAGTATCAAGTTGGCCTGTGCAGTTGGACTTTCAGGACTTGACTCAGAAACTGCGCGGGCAAAGATGGCTATGGTCGATGGAAACCTGCATGCATTTGTTCGTGTCGTCGACACGCATCCTTCTGCCGCATCTGCTGATGTTGGTAATCGAGAAGATTATTTCCTCTGTGTAgatggcggcggcacaaaatgtgctgctgccattgcctcacgcggtgctgttgttgcccAAGGTGTAGCTGGAGGTTGCAATTTGAACTCTGTCACATTGGAAGAAGCCGTCAACCAAATAAGATCAGCAATCGACCAAGCTGTCGCTCTCCTGAATGGCCACCATCAAGGATCGTGGCCAAAATTTCGAAAAGTTTGGGTAGGTATCGCAGGTTTACATCACAGTCGCCAGGGAGAGTCTATGACATCCCATCTCGAATATCTCCTAGGACTTTCGTCGAACAGCGGACGCCTCTCCTTGACTTGTGACACTTCGCTGCTATCATCTTGTATGGTGTCCAATAATTCCGTGAACGGATGCGTCGCTCTCATTGCCGGCACAGGTGCTGTCGCAACGGCGTTCAAGACCGGTTCTGCTGGAGGCATTACTCAGGTCGGAAGAGCTGGGGGATGGGGTCATCTCTTTGGAGATGCCGGAAGCGCCTTTTATATCGGACAACGCGCAATACAGACTGTTCTGGCGGCCTTAGAGGAATGCCAAGGCGATCCGTCGTCTTCCCAAACGCTCAGCCAATTCCAACAGGCGGTGTTGGAGCAGCTGAATTGCGATAAAGCAGACCTGCTTTCCACAGTCTTGGGGACACATGCAACCAAGCAATCGCCTAAGCTACTCATCGGTGGAGTTGCTCGTATAGTGACCAATCTTGGCTTCAGATCTGTGAATCCTGATCAGGATGCCATAAACATACTCCACGATGCAGCAGACTGCCTCGTGGTTCTTCTTAAACGACTCATTAAGGCTGGAGTCTCTGATCCAAGCGGAAGCATGCTTGTGTTATCAGGCGCGCTGATGAAGGTCGGACCATTCAGAGAGTTGGTTCTCGAGAAATGCAAGGATCAAAACATCGTTTTCAAAAGCACATTGCTCGTCGAAGACCCTTCGAAGTACGCCGGCAATTTTCTGGCGAGGTCGAGCTCCGACAACGAGCCAGTACTGGACGATACTATCGAGGATACCCCAGCGTCGACATTTTATAGCACGAGTACACTTCTGAAACAGGAAGTAGTAGTGTAA
- a CDS encoding ribokinase (similar to Metarhizium acridum CQMa 102 XP_007807049.1) — protein MPAMVSPRPRITILGSLNIDLVSYVPHHPLPGETLTSTHFNTSPGGKGANQAVACGKLSRASDLSSPSADVSMLGAVGADQYGTTLLDSLTSYGVDTSGVVVRKDGKTGIAIIVVDEPSGQNRIILSPESNHSLLPRDFEELPSPKPDLLIMQLEVPFDTVIQAIKAAKSESIPVLLNPAPAQGLPADVYDGLAHLIVNETEASILSGRPESDLEDRAGLDGVGNIFLERGVQHVVITLGGRGVYYATKDGKKELVPALKANVVDTTAAGDTFVGSYALSVVNAGEHEFDIAAAVRAANRASAITVSRKGAQISIPWKDELQ, from the coding sequence ATGCCCGCCATGGTATCCCCTCGCCCGCGCATCACCATCCTAGGCTCCCTCAACATCGACCTCGTCAGCTACGTCCCTCACCACCCACTGCCCGGAGAGACCCTCACATCCACACACTTCAACACATCGCCCGGCGGCAAGGGCGCCAACCAAGCCGTAGCATGCGGCAAGCTCTCCCGCGCAAGTGACctgtcctcgccgtccgCCGACGTCTCCATGCTGGGCGCCGTGGGCGCAGACCAATACGGCACAACGCTACTAGACAGCCTCACGTCCTACGGCGTCGACACGTCGGGCGTGGTCGTCcgcaaggacggcaagacgggcatcgccatcattgTCGTGGACGAGCCGTCGGGCCAGAATAGAATCATCTTGTCGCCCGAGTCGAACCACAGCCTTTTGCCTAGGGATTTCGAGGAGCTGCCCTCCCCGAAGCCAGACCTGCTGATAATGCAGCTGGAGGTGCCGTTTGATACGGTTATACAGGCTATCAAGGCTGCTAAGAGCGAGAGCATTCCCGTCTTGTTGAATCCTGCGCCGGCGCAGGGTCTTCCGGCGGATGTGTACGATGGGCTGGCGCACTTGATTGTGAATGAGACGGAGGCGTCGATTCTTTCTGGGCGGCCAGAGTCTGACTTGGAGGACAGGGCTGGATTGGATGGCGTTGGCAACATCTTTTTGGAACGCGGTGTGCAGCATGTGGTTATTACGCTGGGCGGACGAGGCGTTTACTACGCAACCAAggatggaaagaaggagTTGGTCCCCGCGCTCAAGGCGAATGTTGTTGATACTACGGCCGCTGGTGACACATTTGTGGGATCTTACGCATTATCCGTGGTGAATGCAGGTGAACACGAGTTTGATATTGCCGCTGCTGTCAGGGCAGCTAACAGGGCGTCGGCAATTACGGTTTCGCGAAAAGGCGCTCAAATATCTATTCCCTGGAAGGACGAGTTGCAATAG
- a CDS encoding MFS transporter (similar to Aspergillus clavatus NRRL 1 XP_001268523.1), protein MTAEHVGDGSAANQSKIKRLLHDPWTQIVLISLISFCNPGMYNALTGMGGSGQVDGTVAANSNVATHAATAGAALLLVGAFYKYLGPRTSLLLGGWTYALYAGSLLNFNRTQNGAFVIAAGALLGIGAAFFWVAQGTVMVTYTNDGTRGRAIGVFWVIFNLGGAIGSLISFGLNFHSKSGTVTDSTYVAYIVVMLFGWALSALVCSTEALSSKYHGTRIARESKAVTWANLKESILQTAKIVLNWRIMCLYPMFFNANVFYSYQQNNVNGQTFNLRTRSLNGALYWIAQMFGGLLMGLILDLGRLNRKARALTGWTVLLITGMAIWGGGYKFQLWNDARLREGHKQDIDYTDGRTFLGPMFLYFFYGMYDSFWQSYCYWIIGAQSHSPVVNAVVVGAYSALKPAGGSMAWRVNAEGYSAMTQFAMNWGLSIGSLVVAVPTVLTVGKELFADDGGSVEEPVNDKVKELA, encoded by the coding sequence ATGACTGCTGAGCacgttggtgatggctcTGCAGCCAATCAGTCAAAGATCAAGAGGCTCTTGCATGACCCTTGGACTCAGATTGTCTTAATTTCACTCATTTCTTTCTGCAATCCAGGCATGTACAATGCCCTCACTGGCATGGGCGGTTCAGGTCAAGTGGACGGAACTGTTGCAGCCAACTCAAACGTGGCAACACATGCTGCCACCGCTGGCGCTGCTTTGCTACTAGTCGGTGCATTTTACAAGTACCTTGGCCCTCGAACATCTCTGCTTCTAGGTGGCTGGACATATGCTCTCTACGCCGGATCTCTACTCAACTTTAATAGGACCCAAAATGGAGCATTTGtcattgctgctggtgccttGCTTGGTATTGGAGCAGCCTTCTTTTGGGTCGCCCAAGGCACCGTGATGGTGACTTATACAAACGATGGGACTCGTGGAAGAGCAATTGGTGTGTTCTGGGTCATATTCAACCTCGGAGGAGCCATAGGCTCGCTCATCAGCTTTGGTCTTAATTTCCACAGCAAGTCAGGGACTGTGACTGACTCAACGTACGTCGCTTACATTGTCGTCATGCTCTTTGGTTGGGCTCTGTCCGCGTTGGTCTGCTCAACCGAGGCCTTATCATCCAAGTACCACGGCACACGCATTGCTCGCGAATCCAAAGCTGTCACATGGGCCAACCTGAAGGAGTCTATACTTCAAACCGCCAAGATCGTTCTCAACTGGAGAATTATGTGCTTGTACCCCAtgttcttcaacgccaacgTCTTCTACTCGTACCAGCAGAACAACGTCAATGGGCAGACATTCAATTTACGAACCCGGTCTCTCAACGGTGCTCTTTATTGGATTGCCCAAATGTTCGGTGGCCTCCTGATGGGCCTCATCCTCGACCTTGGAAGACTAAACCGCAAAGCTCGTGCTCTGACAGGCTGGACTGTGCTATTAATCACAGGCATGGCGATCTGGGGTGGCGGATACAAGTTCCAGCTCTGGAACGACGCGCGATTACGTGAGGGTCACAAGCAGGATATCGACTACACCGATGGGCGCACGTTCTTAGGCCCCATGTTTCTATACTTCTTTTACGGCATGTATGATTCCTTTTGGCAGTCTTACTGTTACTGGATCATTGGGGCACAGTCACATAGTCCTGTCGTGAATGCGGTAGTTGTTGGGGCGTACTCAGCACTGAAGCCAGCGGGTGGTTCTATGGCATGGAGAGTGAATGCCGAGGGCTACTCTGCTATGACGCAGTTTGCGATGAATTGGGGGTTAAGCATCGGCAGTTTGGTTGTGGCTGTGCCGACGGTATTGACGGTTGGGAAGGAACTTTTTGCAGACGATGGTGGCTCTGTTGAGGAGCCTGTAAATGACAAGGTGAAGGAGCTAGCTTAG
- a CDS encoding GRF zinc finger domain-containing protein (similar to Neurospora crassa OR74A XP_962305.2), whose product MKSFLTRPKRKLSPEPTSVTDDDEPTEVKLVLLSSVHPDIDQETLLDFLLAHDGSVDHASEALKSSNCHQDVKKSGVIGHQQSLRQYATGDATSPTKKKLKSKKGSTLHLFDPEDVAEHTPCTIIHNFLPPEEANALLKELLHEADSFEKITFKLFDNVVSSPHTSGFFVESYEDMMSQKSEYYYNGSQLTDVRRITPELTKVKPIVQAAVNKEIQHRIKTRYPNGKKLKHQSPNAWVPNSAFVNCYNGAQQSVGWHSDQLTYLGPRAVIGSISLGVAREFRVRRVVPKDGDTKSAEDSDAEGQISIHLPHNSLLVMHAEMQEEWKHCVTPALSIDPHPIAGNKRINITYRDYRQRMHPKYTPRCACKVPCVLRVVQRKKENFGKYFWMCHAGNVPGKEGCSFFQWAEFDDDGNPVVNGSTVRYSQR is encoded by the exons ATGAAGTCATTTCTCACCCGGCCAAAGCGGAAGCTCAGTCCAGAACCGACATCGGTcaccgacgacgatgaaCCCACAGAAGTGAAGCTGGTTCTCCTCTCCTCTGTCCATCCCGACATTGATCAAGAAACTCTCCTCGATTTTCTCCTGGCACACGATGGCTCCGTCGACCATGCATCCGAGGCTCTGAAATCCAGCAATTGCCATCAAGATGTCAAGAAGAGCGGCGTGATAGGGCATCAACAATCACTGAGGCAATACGCCACCGGGGATGCCACTTCACCTACGAaaaagaagctcaagtcAAAAAAGGGCAGCACACTGCATTTGTTCGACCCGGAAGATGTGGCTGAGCATACACCTTGTACTATAATTCACAACTTTCTACCACCTGAGGAGGCGAATGCGCTTTTGAAGGAACTGCTGCATGAGGCAGATTCCTTTGAGAAAATCACATTCAAGTTGTttgacaatgttgtctcTAGTCCGCATACATCAGGTTTTTTCGTCGAGAGCTACGAGGATATGATGTCGCAAAAGTCAGAGTACTACTACAATGGCTCTCAACTTACC GACGTCCGCCGCATCACACCAGAATTGACCAAGGTCAAGCCTATTGTGCAAGCAGCGGTAAACAAAGAGATCCAACACCGGATCAAAACCCGGTACCCCAACGGCAAGAAGCTTAAACACCAGTCGCCCAACGCATGGGTCCCGAACTCGGCCTTTGTGAATTGCTACAACGGCGCACAACAGAGCGTCGGCTGGCACAGCGATCAGCTCACGTACCTAGGCCCGCGGGCAGTCATTGGGTCTATTTCGCTCGGGGTCGCACGCGAGTTCCGCGTCCGCAGAGTTGTGCCGAAAGACGGTGATACCAAGTCGGCAGAGGACTCTGACGCAGAGGGCCAGATATCCATACACCTACCACATAACTCGCTTCTAGTGATGCACGCCGAGATGCAAGAGGAGTGGAAACATTGTGTGACGCCGGCGTTATCTATCGATCCGCACCCAATTGCAGGGAATAAAAGGATAAACATTACGTATCGAGATTATAGGCAGAGGATGCATCCAAAGTATACGCCGAGGTGTGCGTGTAAGGTTCCTTGTGTGTTGAGGGTGGTGCagagaaagaaggagaattTTGGAAAGTACTTTTGGATGTGTCATGCTGGCAATGTCCCGGGCAAAGAAGGGTGTTCTTTCTTTCAGTGGGCGGAGTTTGATGATGACGGAAATCCGGTTGTGAATGGCAGTACAGTGAGGTATTCTCAGAGGTAA
- a CDS encoding GRF zinc finger domain-containing protein (similar to Metarhizium robertsii ARSEF 23 XP_007822695.2) produces MSEKLTFSASAAASLEPHLPPGEAQPSKQPFVTLTFATSLDSSLSLAPGVRTHLSGPGSKAMTHYLRSRHAAILVGVSTVLADNPGLNCRIADSTSQPRPIVIDPHLRWKPRSTDKVFDICRSGDGLAPFIVTGLSKDHIPKEQQELLQHHGGKYIHIPSTKSDNDRMRFDWDIVFQVLLAEGLTSVMVEGGGQIINSLLHPTYHKLIDSVIVTIAPTWLGKGGVVVSPDRVCDAQGTPQAAARLSQVSWHPFGEDVVLCGKLHSR; encoded by the coding sequence ATGTCAGAAAAACTCACCTTCTCCGCTTCCGCAGCGGCATCCCTCGAGCCGCATCTCCCCCCAGGAGAAgcccagccatcaaagcAGCCCTTCGTAACGCTCACATTCGCAACATCTCTCGATTCGTCTCTTTCCCTCGCCCCAGGCGTCCGAACACACCTCTCCGGACCGGGTTCCAAGGCCATGACCCACTACCTCCGGTCCCGACACGCCGCCATCCTCGTCGGCGTTTCGACCGTCCTCGCCGACAACCCAGGTCTAAACTGCCGCATTGCAGACTCAACAAGTCAGCCGCGCCCGATAGTCATTGACCCGCATCTACGGTGGAAACCTCGTTCAACCGATAAAGTATTTGATATTTGCCGCTCTGGCGATGGCCTCGCACCGTTTATTGTGACCGGCCTTTCAAAGGACCATATACCCAAGGAACAGCAAGAATTATTGCAGCATCATGGCGGGAAATACATTCACATTCCGTCAACAAAGTCCGACAATGATAGAATGCGCTTTGACTGGGATATTGTCTTCCAAGTCCTTCTGGCTGAAGGTTTGACGAGCGTCATGGTGGAAGGAGGtggccaaatcatcaactcATTACTACACCCTACCTACCACAAACTCATCGATTCTGTCATTGTGACTATTGCGCCTACCTGGCTCGGAAAAGGGGGCGTGGTCGTCTCCCCAGACAGAGTGTGCGATGCTCAGGGAACGCCCCAAGCCGCGGCAAGATTGTCTCAGGTATCATGGCACCcctttggagaagatgtaGTTCTGTGTGGGAAATTACATTCCCGATAA
- a CDS encoding fungal transcriptional regulatory protein (similar to Cordyceps militaris CM01 XP_006667855.1), whose amino-acid sequence MPPWLTSRSLPPAHRVRELLDIYLSQVHTVRCFGFLHVPTFMERFQNDDALYSDRSGLIYILCALAAPFYYARAVVVSSEQDTTPNMQFHLAGRGWAAAAMQSVFTNFGNLAVECLMTAVLLHEHCLRVGDHAKAFLMSGMVARHVQILQLNVEHDADILCEREESIPWAVKESRRRLFWACYLQDALIECGIDQLRFISAEDVQTQLPCLEDYFIRNKPCLTETLRQGTVLPFVHENGTSGENTRASENLDLRAVYIRAMALRSRVLKYVKHLGNDIPWAVIQDTPSSKFQRLDQELMALESSIPDVIKLTPENTYLHKSTGRLNLYFGLHILIAQTFNDLYRIGVTGLVFPVSATRWIRENAPSDFLKRCHRMCASRAANIATLLDDLYKCHKESMVDIPYAMHAQVCSGVLVTTLASWSGLGESSCSSLLPGTELHKYRQMLESNVRILQHLRTYMQVDLFLESATQALKRFDKMEEKRGPDPSTAEETAESQNPRQFSLDYILNPLGVYPIARTQANERHKPEQFSTPASARLPMPGATALRELGSSPEEEAVSLDGSALFQYQGGSFWDWELQTPMLETMGYPTFLEDVFLGHEMVNGRV is encoded by the coding sequence ATGCCTCCTTGGCTGACATCACGAAGTCTGCCTCCTGCACATCGTGTACGCGAGCTACTAGACATTTACTTGTCGCAAGTCCATACCGTTCGGTGCTTTGGTTTTCTACATGTCCCAACCTTTATGGAGCGATTTCAGAACGACGATGCCTTGTACTCGGATCGGTCTGGGCTCATTTACATTCTTTGTGCGCTCGCTGCCCCTTTCTACTATGCGAGGGCTGTAGTTGTATCTTCAGAGCAGGACACGACGCCAAACATGCAGTTTCATCTTGCCGGGCGAGGATGggctgctgccgccatgCAGAGCGTATTCACCAACTTTGGAAACCTGGCGGTTGAGTGCCTCATGACTGCAGTTCTGCTTCACGAGCATTGTCTCCGGGTGGGTGACCATGCCAAAGCATTCCTCATGTCAGGCATGGTAGCCCGGCACGTCCAGATTTTGCAACTCAACGTTGAGCATGACGCAGACATCTTGTGCGAGCGGGAAGAGTCGATTCCATGGGCCGTGAAGGAAAGCCGGCGGAGGCTGTTTTGGGCGTGTTACTTGCAGGATGCGCTTATCGAGTGCGGGATTGACCAATTGAGGTTCATATCTGCTGAAGATGTACAGACACAGTTGCCATGTCTGGAGGACTACTTCATTCGAAACAAGCCCTGTTTGACGGAAACGCTACGACAGGGCACTGTTCTTCCTTTTGTACATGAAAATGGCACCTCCGGTGAGAACACTAGGGCGTCCGAGAATCTGGATTTACGAGCAGTGTACATTCGAGCCATGGCACTACGATCCCGAGTTCTGAAGTACGTCAAACACCTGGGGAATGACATTCCCTGGGCTGTCATCCAGGACACACCATCCTCCAAGTTTCAGCGCCTAGACCAGGAGCTTATGGCGCTAGAGTCCTCCATCCCGGATGTCATAAAATTGACACCAGAGAATACGTATTTACACAAATCCACCGGCCGCCTGAACCTGTACTTCGGTCTTCATATCCTCATTGCACAAACGTTCAACGATCTTTACCGCATAGGGGTAACCGGTCTCGTGTTTCCAGTTTCAGCAACAAGATGGATACGAGAAAATGCGCCGAGCGACTTCCTCAAGCGCTGCCATCGGATGTGTGCCAGCAGGGCGGCCAACATAGCTACCTTACTAGATGACTTGTACAAGTGCCACAAGGAGAGCATGGTTGACATACCATACGCGATGCACGCACAAGTCTGCAGCGGCGTGCTAGTCACGACGCTAGCATCATGGAGTGGACTGGGGGAAAGCTCATGTTCCTCACTACTTCCAGGTACGGAGCTGCACAAGTATCGTCAAATGCTGGAGAGTAATGTACGCATCCTGCAGCACCTACGAACATATATGCAAGTAGACCTGTTTCTAGAGTCTGCAACTCAGGCTCTAAAGCGATTTGATAAGATGGAGGAGAAAAGGGGGCCGGATCCAAGCACGGCCGAGGAGACTGCAGAGAGTCAGAACCCGCGACAATTCTCACTGGATTACATTCTCAATCCGCTCGGCGTGTATCCAATTGCGCGGACACAAGCTAACGAGAGGCATAAACCAGAACAATTTAGCACGCCAGCATCCGCGAGATTGCCTATGCCTGGTGCAACTGCTTTGAGGGAGTTGGGGTCGAGTccagaggaggaggctgtgAGTCTCGATGGGAGTGCGTTGTTTCAATATCAAGGTGGTAGCTTTTGGGACTGGGAGCTGCAAACTCCGATGTTGGAGACTATGGGGTATCCGAcatttttggaggatgtgTTTCTCGGGCATGAGATGGTGAATGGGCGGGTTTGA